The Moorena producens PAL-8-15-08-1 genomic interval CCTATCAAGCCTGATCACGGCAAACGGTCAAGAAGTCAGTACTATTCCGGCAGGACAGGTTGCGGGGACTGCAGTGATTACCGTCAATGGTGAGCCAATTGGTATTGTGGGAGCAAGCACACCCCTTCTGCCTACCATCTCTTCCTCTGATGGAGTGACGGTGTTCCCGGAAAATCCCACAGACTATGACGCCCTGGCTGCTAAAATCCAAACTGCGGTGGATGAATTGACCGCTACGGGCATCAACAAGATTATTCTCCTGGCTCACATGCAACAGTTGACCATTGAGCGGGATGAGTTAGCTCCTCGTCTGCGGGATGTAGATATAATCGTGGCGGGAGGCTCTCACACCTTGCTGTCTGATGCCACGGATCGTCTGCGGCTGGGAGATACCAGTGGCGGTTCCTATCCTATTCTCAAAACCAATAGAGATGGAAATGCGATCGCTGTTGTGAACACGGATGCCACCTATAAGTATGTGGGTCGTCTGGTGGTGGACTTTGATGCAAACGGTATCCTGATTCCCAGCAGTATTGACCCCAACATTAGTGGAGCCTACGCCACTGATGATCAAGGAGTTGAAGCGGTAGGAGGGACCCCAGATCCAGAGGTTGTAGAAATTACCAATACCCTCGATGAAGTAATCAGTACTCAGGATAGCAATATTTTTGGCAATACCAAAGTTTTCCTACGGGGCGATCGCGCTTTTGTCCGTACCGAAGAAACTAACCTGGGTAACCTAACCGCTGATGCTAACCTGGCCTATGCCAAAACTGTAGATACTACAACCGTGTTTTCCTTCAAAAATGGGGGTGGCATCCGTTCCAACATCGGGGTAATTAGCGCTGCTAACGGTGGCATCGACCCCAATGACTTTGAACTGTTGCCCCCAGCAGCCAATCCTGAAGTGGGCAAGGAAGAAGGGGAAGTTTCCCAACTCGACATCACAAACTCCCTCCGTTTCAATAATGGAGTTACCCTGTTTACTGTCACAGCGGATCAATTGCTGGAAACCATCGAGGATGCGGTAGCGGCAACAGCTCCGGGTGCGACTCCCGGCCAGTTTCCCCAAGTCGGTCGGCTTAAATTTAGCTTTGATAGCACTCGTCCTGCCAATGATCGGGTTCTGTCTCTGGTTGTCCTGGACGATCAAGACCAAGTTCTCGATGTAGTGGCTCAGAATGGTGAATTAGTGGGGGATCCCAGCCGCACATTTCGTGGTGTTACCATTAGCTACGTGGCTGATGGCGCTCCCTTATCCACCTTCTTGAGTGCCAATCCAGCTTTGTTCCATCGGGTTGATTTCTGGGGTGAGCCGGATAGCAATGGCAATGGGGTTTTAGATGCTGAAGAAGACCTCAACAAAAACGGCATCCGAGATGGTGCCATCCCTGAACCTTTCGATGGTTTTGCCAATTTTGCCTCCTTTGGTTCAGAGCAGGATGCCCTGGCAGAATACCTCCATGAATTCTTCCCCACGGCAGCTAATGCCTTTAATCAGCCTGATACTGACCCAACATTGGACGAGCGGATTC includes:
- a CDS encoding bifunctional metallophosphatase/5'-nucleotidase, translating into MNWNRIWKIGVAVAIALVLAIVAYLVIAKQNLPIPDLGSTGTSNPEPEVVDSDAEPFTLQLLHASDFEAGLAALEDAPRFSAVLNALKEDYPNTLVLSSGDNYIPSPFLFAGSDPRLNETPVGEASIGHANIEIHNQLGIQASSFGNHDFDLGTKEVRDIIQPDGAYRGALFPYLSANLDYSTDPNLSSLITANGQEVSTIPAGQVAGTAVITVNGEPIGIVGASTPLLPTISSSDGVTVFPENPTDYDALAAKIQTAVDELTATGINKIILLAHMQQLTIERDELAPRLRDVDIIVAGGSHTLLSDATDRLRLGDTSGGSYPILKTNRDGNAIAVVNTDATYKYVGRLVVDFDANGILIPSSIDPNISGAYATDDQGVEAVGGTPDPEVVEITNTLDEVISTQDSNIFGNTKVFLRGDRAFVRTEETNLGNLTADANLAYAKTVDTTTVFSFKNGGGIRSNIGVISAANGGIDPNDFELLPPAANPEVGKEEGEVSQLDITNSLRFNNGVTLFTVTADQLLETIEDAVAATAPGATPGQFPQVGRLKFSFDSTRPANDRVLSLVVLDDQDQVLDVVAQNGELVGDPSRTFRGVTISYVADGAPLSTFLSANPALFHRVDFWGEPDSNGNGVLDAEEDLNKNGIRDGAIPEPFDGFANFASFGSEQDALAEYLHEFFPTAANAFNQPDTDPTLDERIQNLAFREDTVIPE